The sequence TTTAAAAAGAGAAATTATAACTATTTGTAGAAAATTAGCAAGAGAAGTGGTAGAAAAAGATACAAAGAAATTCAACTTAAAACCTACTGATTTAGAAAAATATTTAGGAAAAGCTAAGTTTAGACCTGAAAAATCAAGAAAAGCAACTGGAAAAATAGGGGTTGTAAATGGACTAGCTTGGACAGCTGTTGGTGGAGTAACTCTTGATGTTCAAGGAGTTGATACACCAGGAAAAGGAGAAGTAACATTGACAGGAACTCTTGGAAATGTTATGAAAGAGTCAGCATCAGTTGCAATGACTTATGTAAAAGCAAACTTAAAGAAATATCCACCAAAGGATAAAGATTTCTTTAAAGATAGAACTATACATTTACACTTCCCAGAAGGAGCAACTCCAAAAGATGGTCCATCTGCTGGAATTACAATAACAACTGCCATAGTATCTGTGTTGACTAATAAAAAAGTTAGACAAGACATAGCAATGACAGGTGAAATTACTATAACAGGGGATGTTTTAGCAATAGGTGGAGTTAGAGAAAAAGTTATAGGTGCACATAGAGCAGGAATTAAAGAAGTTATACTACCAGAAGACAACAGAGTAGATACTGATGAAATTCCAGATGAATTAAAATCTACAATGAAAATACACTTTGCTAAAACTTATGATGATGTAAGTAAATTAGTTTTTGTCAAATAATATTAGAGGTTAATTATGAAAATAAAAAAGGCTGACTTTGTAAAATCAGCAGTATATGAAAAAGATTATCCAGAACAATTAGATAAAATGGAATTTGCCTTTGTTGGAAGATCTAATGTTGGAAAATCTTCTTTAATAAATAGTTTAACATCAAGATTAAAATTAGCAAGAACAAGTAAAACTCCTGGTAGAACACAGTTAATAAATTATTTTTTGATAAATGATGAGTTCTATATTGTGGATTTACCAGGTTATGGTTTTGCAAAAGTTCCTAAGGAAATGAAAAAGCAATGGGGACAGACTATGGAAAGATATATTGCAAGTAAAAGGAAAAAATTAGTTTTTGTTTTACTTGATATA is a genomic window of Fusobacterium nucleatum containing:
- the yihA gene encoding ribosome biogenesis GTP-binding protein YihA/YsxC, which codes for MKIKKADFVKSAVYEKDYPEQLDKMEFAFVGRSNVGKSSLINSLTSRLKLARTSKTPGRTQLINYFLINDEFYIVDLPGYGFAKVPKEMKKQWGQTMERYIASKRKKLVFVLLDIRRVPSDEDIEMLEWLEYNEMDYKIIFTKIDKLSNNERAKQLKAIKTRLVFDNEDVFFHSSLTNKGRDEILNFMEEKLNN